The Streptomyces sp. NBC_01197 genome window below encodes:
- a CDS encoding Gfo/Idh/MocA family protein, which yields MKVGCIGLGDIAQKAYLPVLTALPGIELHLQTRTPATLTRTAETFRIPADRCHTDLDSLLAQNLDAAFVHAPTGVHPQIVSRLLREGVATYVDKPLSYELAESERLVALAEDRGVSLAVGFNRRLAPGYAQCADHPRDLILMQKNRTDLAEDPRTLVLDDFIHVVDTLRFLAPGPVEHVDVRARIRAGLMHHVVLHLSGDGFSAIGSMNRVSGSTEEILEVSGHGTKRQVVNLAETIDHKGQPTVRRRGDWVPVARQRGIEQCVLGFLEAVTAGKLLSARDALLTHELCERVVLRAQAQAV from the coding sequence GTGAAGGTCGGCTGCATCGGGCTCGGGGACATCGCGCAGAAGGCATATCTGCCGGTACTGACGGCCCTGCCCGGGATCGAACTGCATCTCCAGACCCGGACCCCGGCGACCCTCACCCGTACCGCCGAGACCTTCCGCATCCCGGCGGACCGGTGCCACACCGATCTGGACTCCCTGCTCGCGCAGAACCTTGATGCCGCGTTCGTCCACGCACCGACCGGTGTGCACCCCCAGATCGTGAGCCGGCTGCTCAGGGAGGGGGTGGCGACGTACGTCGACAAGCCGCTCTCGTACGAACTCGCCGAGTCCGAGCGGCTGGTGGCCCTCGCAGAGGACCGCGGTGTGAGCCTCGCCGTCGGCTTCAACCGGCGGCTGGCACCGGGCTACGCCCAGTGCGCCGACCACCCGCGCGACCTGATCCTGATGCAGAAGAACCGGACGGACCTCGCGGAGGACCCGCGCACCCTGGTGCTCGACGACTTCATCCACGTCGTCGACACCCTCCGCTTCCTGGCGCCGGGCCCGGTCGAGCACGTCGATGTGCGGGCCCGGATCCGTGCCGGGCTGATGCACCACGTGGTGCTCCACCTGTCCGGTGACGGTTTCTCCGCGATCGGCTCGATGAACCGGGTGAGCGGCTCCACCGAGGAGATCCTCGAAGTCTCGGGCCACGGCACCAAGCGACAGGTCGTCAATCTCGCGGAGACCATCGACCACAAGGGGCAGCCGACGGTCCGCCGCCGCGGCGACTGGGTGCCGGTGGCACGCCAGCGCGGCATCGAGCAGTGCGTGCTGGGCTTCCTCGAAGCGGTGACGGCGGGCAAACTGCTCAGCGCCAGGGACGCCCTGCTGACCCATGAGCTCTGCGAGCGGGTGGTCCTGCGGGCTCAGGCGCAGGCCGTCTGA
- the lnt gene encoding apolipoprotein N-acyltransferase, with translation MRIPLERLRRAGRSPWWRGAAALLAGGLPMFAFPAPSLWWFAYVALVPWMLLVRAAPTGRRAALDGWLGGTGFMITVHHWLIPSLNVFIVVLAALLGLLWAPWGWLVRWMLGGAASAARVAAALLVLPSGWLMVELVRSWQGLGGPWGLLGSSQWQVAPALRLASVGGVWLVSLLVVAVNTGVVALLVVESARTTAAAGVLACAVLTGAVWMWVPRPETSGGTRIAVVQPGVVPGVNARFARSEALTRQLAGRHVGLVVWGESSVGQDLAARPDLTARIARLSRETGADILVNVDARRSDAPGIYKSSVLVGPTGLTGDRYDKMRLVPFGEYIPARSLLGWATSVGRAAGEDRRHGTHQVVMKLPSGLRVGPLICFETAFPDMSRQLTRDGSQLLVAQSSTSSFQHSWAPEQHASLAALRAAESGRPMVHATLTGVSAVYGPGGDRAGPLLGTGRSTSQVYDIPLAHGTTLYVRFGDWPVHGALAVLAVLCAVEGLRSVRRPAPEPAGPPARRAHGSAGRPWR, from the coding sequence ATGCGGATTCCGCTGGAGCGACTGCGCAGGGCCGGCCGCTCGCCCTGGTGGCGCGGCGCCGCGGCGCTGCTGGCCGGCGGGCTGCCGATGTTCGCCTTCCCGGCGCCGTCCCTCTGGTGGTTCGCCTATGTGGCCCTGGTGCCCTGGATGCTGCTGGTACGTGCGGCGCCCACGGGGCGGCGGGCCGCCCTGGACGGCTGGCTCGGCGGTACCGGGTTCATGATCACTGTGCACCACTGGCTGATTCCGAGCCTGAATGTCTTCATCGTGGTGCTGGCCGCGCTGCTCGGGCTGCTCTGGGCGCCGTGGGGGTGGCTGGTCCGCTGGATGCTGGGCGGAGCGGCGAGCGCCGCGCGGGTGGCGGCCGCTCTGCTCGTGCTGCCCTCCGGGTGGCTGATGGTCGAGCTGGTGAGGTCCTGGCAGGGGCTCGGCGGCCCCTGGGGGCTGCTGGGCTCCAGCCAGTGGCAGGTCGCACCGGCGCTGCGGCTCGCCTCGGTGGGCGGGGTCTGGCTGGTGAGCCTCCTCGTGGTGGCGGTCAACACCGGAGTCGTGGCGCTGCTGGTGGTCGAGTCGGCCCGTACGACGGCAGCGGCCGGGGTGCTGGCCTGCGCCGTCCTCACCGGGGCCGTCTGGATGTGGGTGCCGCGCCCCGAGACGTCGGGCGGCACGCGGATCGCGGTCGTCCAGCCGGGAGTCGTACCGGGCGTCAACGCCCGCTTCGCCCGCAGTGAGGCGCTGACCCGGCAACTGGCGGGCCGCCATGTCGGCCTGGTGGTGTGGGGTGAGAGCAGCGTCGGCCAGGATCTGGCGGCCCGCCCGGATCTGACGGCGCGTATCGCCCGGCTGTCCCGGGAAACCGGCGCGGACATCCTGGTCAATGTGGATGCCAGGCGGTCCGACGCACCGGGCATCTACAAGAGTTCCGTACTCGTCGGTCCCACCGGGCTGACCGGCGACCGCTACGACAAGATGCGGCTGGTTCCGTTCGGCGAGTACATCCCGGCGCGTTCGCTGCTCGGCTGGGCGACATCGGTAGGGCGGGCCGCGGGCGAGGACCGCAGACACGGCACGCACCAGGTCGTCATGAAGCTGCCCAGCGGACTGCGGGTGGGGCCGCTGATCTGCTTCGAGACAGCCTTCCCCGACATGAGCAGGCAGCTGACGAGGGACGGCTCGCAACTCCTGGTGGCCCAGTCGTCGACCTCATCGTTCCAGCACAGCTGGGCGCCCGAGCAGCACGCGTCGCTGGCCGCGCTGCGGGCGGCCGAGAGCGGCCGCCCGATGGTGCACGCCACGCTCACCGGAGTGAGCGCGGTGTACGGCCCCGGCGGCGACCGGGCCGGCCCCCTGCTGGGAACCGGCCGCAGCACTTCGCAGGTGTACGACATCCCGCTGGCCCACGGCACGACGCTCTACGTCAGGTTCGGCGACTGGCCTGTCCACGGCGCCCTGGCCGTACTCGCCGTGCTGTGCGCCGTCGAAGGGCTGCGCTCGGTCAGACGGCCTGCGCCTGAGCCCGCAGGACCACCCGCTCGCAGAGCTCATGGGTCAGCAGGGCGTCCCTGGCGCTGA
- a CDS encoding nuclear transport factor 2 family protein: protein MTQRVELATVMDRLDIDDLITGYAVAVDDGQWADYRALFAPDGRADYRAAGGVEGPASEVADWLADMMRLFPVRQHLIVNRRLRLQDLGGYPGDRAELQADYLNPMRLKSRSPDGAGADGAGTDAASGGAAAPAAPDFVSGGRYAFSLVRTESGWRLLGVVVQEKWRRAPGGI, encoded by the coding sequence ATGACTCAGCGCGTGGAACTCGCTACCGTGATGGACCGGCTGGACATCGACGATCTGATCACCGGATACGCGGTGGCCGTGGACGACGGCCAATGGGCCGACTACCGGGCCCTGTTCGCACCGGACGGCCGGGCCGACTACCGCGCGGCCGGCGGGGTGGAGGGGCCCGCGTCGGAGGTCGCCGACTGGCTCGCGGACATGATGCGGCTCTTTCCGGTACGCCAGCACCTCATCGTCAACCGGCGGCTGCGGCTCCAGGATCTCGGCGGCTACCCGGGAGACCGGGCGGAGCTGCAGGCCGACTACCTCAATCCGATGCGGCTGAAGTCCCGGTCGCCCGACGGTGCGGGTGCCGACGGTGCGGGTACCGATGCTGCTTCCGGAGGCGCCGCGGCACCGGCCGCGCCGGACTTCGTCTCGGGCGGCCGCTACGCCTTCAGCCTGGTGCGTACGGAGAGCGGCTGGCGGCTGCTCGGCGTCGTCGTACAGGAGAAGTGGCGGCGCGCGCCGGGCGGGATCTGA
- a CDS encoding crotonase/enoyl-CoA hydratase family protein, which produces MTVRIERNGPVTTVVLARPEARNAVDGPTALALADAFRTFDADPDAAVAVLWGEGGTFCAGADLKAVGTPRGNTVTATVGEGDGPMGPTRMRLGKPVIAAVSGHAVAGGLELALWCDLRVADEDAVFGVFCRRWGVPLIDGGTVRLPRLIGESRAMDLVLTGRPVGAAEAHTIGLANRVVPAGTARAAAEELAASIAAFPQTCLREDRLALLEQGGLSEDDALAGELRHGRISLTRMQRGVDEFAAGAGRHGSFGPTPGL; this is translated from the coding sequence ATGACTGTACGCATCGAACGCAACGGCCCCGTCACCACTGTCGTGCTCGCACGGCCCGAGGCGCGCAACGCCGTCGACGGCCCCACCGCTCTCGCGCTGGCCGACGCCTTCCGCACCTTCGACGCCGACCCGGACGCGGCGGTGGCCGTGCTCTGGGGCGAAGGTGGCACCTTCTGCGCGGGGGCCGACCTGAAGGCTGTCGGCACCCCGCGCGGCAACACCGTCACCGCCACCGTCGGCGAAGGGGACGGCCCGATGGGGCCGACCCGGATGCGGCTCGGGAAGCCGGTGATCGCCGCCGTCTCCGGACACGCGGTGGCCGGCGGGCTGGAACTCGCGCTCTGGTGCGATCTGCGGGTGGCCGACGAGGACGCCGTGTTCGGGGTGTTCTGCCGGCGCTGGGGCGTACCGCTGATCGACGGCGGGACCGTACGGCTGCCCCGGCTCATCGGTGAGAGCCGGGCGATGGACCTGGTGCTGACCGGGCGCCCGGTCGGCGCGGCCGAGGCGCACACGATCGGTCTGGCCAACCGGGTGGTCCCCGCCGGTACCGCACGGGCGGCTGCCGAGGAACTCGCCGCATCCATCGCCGCGTTCCCGCAGACCTGTCTGCGCGAGGACCGGCTCGCGCTGCTGGAGCAGGGCGGTCTGTCCGAGGACGACGCGCTGGCGGGTGAACTGAGGCACGGGCGGATCTCGCTCACGCGGATGCAGCGCGGAGTGGACGAGTTCGCCGCCGGTGCGGGAAGGCACGGATCGTTCGGTCCAACGCCCGGCCTGTGA
- a CDS encoding S8 family serine peptidase, whose amino-acid sequence MTRAPAWRRARWLSAGLALALLPAGQALAATGAAQAPAPSRTAPPSATAHATHTVTLITGDRVTVTDLGGGHSTVSVERPKGATGAVRSQTSNGRVTVLPDEALPYLRSGVLDKRLFDVTGLIEQGLGTGKTDGLPLIVTYGKGARSAAPSGATTVRSLPSVGGAAVRAASSGTFWKSLTDSRTRQAGSFADGVRKVWLDGQVKADMAESNAQIGTPAAWQAGLTGKGVKVAVLDTGVDADHPDLKGRISASKSFIAGEDTTDRNGHGTHTTSTVGGSGAASDGKEKGVAPDADLAVGKVLSDEGSGTDSQIIAGMEWAAKDIHAKIISMSLGSQEASDGTDPMAAAVNALSKDTGALFVIAAGNTGTPTSIGSPGAADSALTIGAVDSADQPAYFTSQGPRLGDNALKPDLSAPGVDILAARSQYAEGTGAYQTMSGTSMATPHVAGVAALLAQKHPDWTGQQLKDALMSTSKTLPDPVYTLGAGRVDVPAATTASITATGSADLGFYSWPYEDDKPVTRTVTYANSSDAPVTLALAADGAADGVVKLADTSLTVPAHSTAQTTVTGDGAKAPVGNTSGQITASAGGKVVAHTAFGLVKEEERYTLTVHVKDRDGAPAAAGLVVQELARGTDPYNAAVGESGTLTLRLKPGTYSVASFLDVRGAKGKDSLGLGFLTDPQIVVDRNREITLDGRQLHQITAQVSRRTETRQLLMEFDRKANGADFGGAVQVPLAYDSIFAAPTKKVTDGTFEYRTVWRLGKPLLEAVAGGKRISDTVVQAGSSLLDGRHRVGIADLGTGTAAEYQGKNVRGKAVLVRATAGVTPQQLTAAAQQAGVVSLFVTDDAPGRLSAWFGADDGSDTPLQVASVNAADGALLAATARRQGTVELTGTRYTPYVYDLSDGHPGAVPKDLSYKPGKKDLATLDTKFHAPKPVDGGEFRYSITGTFPIGYGFAERTHYPAERTDYVSTGTGQLWYQSATAGPTSLEERSGLVTYKGGSRSTLDWFKPVLHPWLGTGLGWGQQRAGNDLQFNTPGWGDSGPDHTGFGDVWSDDSLTQTTDVYANGVQVDHKTSSGAYAWDADPAETTYKVVTDTTSDPATWVLSTKGHSEWTFKSAETPADHYTYLPLLNLGFDVNTDLAGDVRAGHTLPISISAEYIEGATDTGTIKSGALEVSYDDGKTWTSVGLSTAHGESTVWKGSLRVPKDAGYISLRASATDDRGGSVKQEIIRAVGVK is encoded by the coding sequence ATGACCAGAGCACCCGCGTGGCGAAGAGCCAGATGGCTCTCCGCCGGACTCGCGCTCGCACTGCTCCCGGCAGGCCAGGCGCTCGCGGCGACAGGAGCGGCCCAGGCCCCCGCGCCGTCCCGTACCGCGCCGCCGTCCGCCACCGCCCACGCGACGCACACCGTCACACTGATCACCGGTGACCGGGTGACCGTCACCGACCTCGGCGGCGGACACAGCACGGTCTCCGTCGAGCGCCCGAAGGGCGCGACCGGAGCCGTCCGCAGTCAGACGTCCAACGGCCGGGTCACCGTGCTGCCCGACGAGGCTCTGCCCTATCTCCGCTCGGGCGTCCTCGACAAGCGGCTCTTCGACGTCACCGGCCTCATCGAGCAGGGGCTCGGTACGGGCAAGACCGACGGGCTGCCGCTGATCGTCACGTACGGCAAGGGCGCCCGCAGCGCCGCACCGAGCGGCGCCACGACCGTCCGGTCCCTGCCGAGCGTCGGCGGCGCCGCCGTGCGGGCCGCCTCGTCCGGCACCTTCTGGAAGTCGCTCACCGACTCCCGTACCCGGCAGGCCGGTTCGTTCGCCGACGGGGTCAGGAAGGTCTGGCTCGACGGCCAGGTCAAGGCCGACATGGCCGAGAGCAACGCGCAGATAGGCACCCCAGCCGCCTGGCAGGCCGGACTCACCGGCAAGGGCGTCAAGGTCGCTGTTCTGGACACCGGCGTGGACGCCGACCACCCCGACCTCAAGGGCCGGATCAGCGCGTCCAAGTCGTTCATCGCCGGCGAGGACACCACCGACCGCAACGGCCACGGCACCCACACCACGTCGACCGTGGGCGGCAGCGGGGCCGCGTCCGACGGCAAGGAGAAGGGCGTCGCCCCGGACGCCGACCTGGCCGTCGGGAAGGTGCTGTCCGACGAGGGCTCCGGCACCGACTCCCAGATCATCGCGGGTATGGAGTGGGCCGCCAAGGACATCCACGCCAAGATCATCAGCATGAGCCTGGGCTCCCAGGAGGCCAGCGACGGCACCGACCCCATGGCGGCGGCGGTCAACGCCCTCTCCAAGGACACCGGCGCCCTGTTCGTGATTGCCGCCGGAAACACCGGCACCCCCACCTCCATAGGCTCGCCCGGCGCTGCCGACTCGGCGCTCACCATCGGCGCGGTGGACTCCGCCGACCAGCCCGCGTACTTCACCAGCCAGGGCCCGCGACTCGGCGACAACGCACTCAAGCCCGACCTGTCCGCGCCCGGCGTCGACATCCTCGCCGCCCGCTCGCAGTACGCCGAGGGCACCGGGGCGTACCAGACCATGAGCGGTACGTCGATGGCCACCCCGCACGTCGCGGGCGTCGCGGCGCTGCTCGCCCAGAAGCACCCCGACTGGACCGGGCAGCAGCTCAAGGACGCGCTGATGTCGACGTCCAAGACGCTGCCCGACCCGGTGTACACGCTGGGCGCGGGCCGGGTCGACGTCCCCGCGGCCACCACCGCGAGCATCACCGCCACCGGCAGCGCCGACCTCGGCTTCTACTCCTGGCCGTACGAGGACGACAAGCCGGTCACCCGCACGGTGACCTACGCCAACTCCTCCGACGCACCGGTGACTCTGGCGCTCGCCGCCGACGGAGCCGCCGACGGCGTCGTCAAGCTCGCCGACACGAGCCTGACCGTGCCCGCGCACTCCACCGCGCAGACCACCGTCACCGGCGACGGCGCCAAGGCGCCCGTCGGCAACACCTCGGGGCAGATCACCGCGAGCGCCGGCGGCAAGGTCGTCGCGCACACCGCTTTCGGCCTGGTCAAGGAGGAGGAGCGGTACACCCTCACCGTCCATGTGAAGGACCGGGACGGCGCGCCGGCCGCCGCCGGTCTCGTCGTGCAGGAACTTGCCAGGGGGACCGACCCGTACAACGCGGCCGTCGGCGAGTCCGGCACCCTCACCCTGCGGCTGAAGCCCGGCACCTACTCGGTGGCGTCCTTCCTCGACGTACGCGGAGCCAAGGGCAAGGACTCGCTCGGCCTCGGCTTCCTCACCGACCCGCAGATCGTCGTCGACCGTAACCGTGAAATCACCCTGGACGGGCGCCAGTTGCACCAGATCACGGCGCAGGTGTCGCGGCGCACCGAGACCCGGCAGCTGCTGATGGAGTTCGACCGCAAGGCGAACGGCGCCGACTTCGGCGGAGCGGTACAGGTGCCCCTCGCCTACGACAGCATCTTCGCCGCGCCCACCAAGAAGGTCACCGACGGGACCTTCGAGTACCGCACCGTCTGGCGTCTCGGCAAGCCCCTGCTCGAAGCGGTCGCCGGCGGCAAGCGGATCAGCGACACCGTCGTACAGGCCGGCTCCAGCCTCCTCGACGGCCGCCACCGGGTCGGCATCGCCGACCTCGGGACCGGCACAGCGGCCGAGTACCAGGGCAAGAACGTCCGCGGCAAGGCCGTCCTGGTCCGCGCCACGGCCGGCGTCACCCCGCAGCAGCTCACCGCCGCCGCACAGCAGGCCGGAGTCGTCTCGCTCTTCGTCACCGACGACGCGCCGGGGCGGCTCAGCGCCTGGTTCGGCGCGGACGACGGCTCGGACACGCCTCTCCAGGTGGCGTCCGTGAACGCGGCCGACGGCGCCCTGCTGGCAGCCACCGCGCGCCGCCAGGGCACGGTGGAGCTCACCGGCACCCGCTACACGCCGTACGTCTACGACCTCTCCGACGGCCACCCCGGGGCGGTCCCGAAGGACCTGTCGTACAAGCCGGGCAAGAAGGATCTCGCCACTCTGGACACCAAGTTCCACGCCCCCAAGCCTGTCGACGGCGGCGAGTTCCGCTACTCGATCACCGGTACCTTCCCGATCGGCTACGGATTCGCGGAGCGTACGCACTACCCGGCCGAGCGGACCGACTACGTCAGCACGGGCACGGGCCAGCTCTGGTACCAGTCCGCCACCGCGGGGCCGACCTCGCTGGAGGAGCGCAGCGGTCTGGTCACCTACAAGGGCGGCAGCCGCAGCACACTCGACTGGTTCAAGCCCGTGCTGCACCCCTGGCTCGGCACCGGACTGGGCTGGGGCCAGCAGCGCGCGGGCAACGACCTTCAGTTCAACACCCCCGGCTGGGGCGACTCCGGTCCCGACCACACCGGATTCGGCGACGTCTGGAGCGACGACTCCCTGACCCAGACCACCGATGTGTACGCGAACGGGGTCCAGGTCGACCACAAGACCAGCTCGGGCGCCTACGCCTGGGACGCCGACCCGGCGGAGACCACGTACAAGGTGGTGACCGACACCACGAGCGACCCGGCCACCTGGGTGCTGTCCACGAAGGGCCACTCCGAGTGGACCTTCAAGTCGGCCGAGACCCCGGCCGACCACTACACCTACCTGCCACTGCTCAACCTGGGCTTCGACGTGAACACCGACCTCGCCGGTGATGTCCGTGCCGGGCACACTCTGCCCATCTCCATCAGCGCCGAGTACATCGAGGGCGCCACGGACACCGGGACGATCAAGTCGGGGGCGCTGGAGGTCTCCTACGACGACGGCAAGACCTGGACGTCCGTCGGGCTCAGCACGGCCCACGGCGAATCCACCGTCTGG